The genomic segment taaaactaaacatattttcaacaacAGGTTCTGAAATCATAGAACTGTTAGCTGTTGGTTGAAATTCAAACGGCGCATTTCCCAtggttgtattattatgaatattactaCGTTTAGCGCTCAACCTAGATATATGTTCGTTAAATGGTAATAAGTTAATTTGAGGAGTTTTAGgggtattaattttagttatttctttgtttAACTGATGATCCTCATTTTTCATTCGTTCGTACAGAGGTTTTACAACATTAATCCATTTAAAGTATCTTGAGGTTTTGGGTTTCCCATCGGGTTTTAAATGAACATGTGTTgttcttaaaatatcataataagatTCCATATCTTCTATAGTGTGATTTTTTGGTTCCTTCTCGCATAATAACGACCATAGCCCTTTAGtccatttatagtatttattaaccaACTGTAAATTACCATGACAAAAAGTTATTGTGTGATCTCCTATTTTGTACGAATCACTAGCTTTATCATAATACATaccataggatttatcataacgTTGTATTGTCTgtcgattattaaaaaaatttgaaaatgttgaatttaATACATCGTCATCTTCGTCACTAATATGCGAGGTTTCCGTATTTTTTTGATCAGCTGGGTGCGAGttacattgattatttttttctatacttgtACTCAATGGTTTAAATGCTtcacggaaatagttttcagaatctataacgccccgtttcatttccattatttttcgtttaatatttttttttgatgttattaaattttccagcaaaactttttctttatccattgtaaataataaatacaatttaactgtatCGTATGACTACTGATATCACTATGTGGTTAATAACTGCGtactatggtatatatatatatatttataaagtattttattaaaataatattaaggtttacaataatttttacaaagttcATCATTAAAtggcttgtaaattataatatcagaaaattaatgatatgtatgttaacataatacaatactaatttatcttattttaataaacgtatGAAAACCACATCTATATCTTCCTTCATTCATTTCTCGAGTCTTATCGATAACCAGAAACCCGTAATCACTGTGGTTCCAACATAAATGGGAAATTTCCCGAAATTTTGAGAAATCCATATCTGCTGACGTATGATCGTTGAATATatgtcgtaaatttgtatcatcttgtttcAGCAGCATTAAAAAGTTTGAGTTATCTCTTactaattgttttgatattttagaatatgtttgtgctaaataaaatacagagctagcacCTGAATGTCTTCCAATGCTGAAGTATTCTCTGATTACAGATTGTGGACCACATATTAcatcatcaaaaattataatagaattttttttagtcaagttcggttttataaccttatcagcgcttgtaaatatgaaaaaattagcaccttgtatatcatctataattttttttaataaaacatatttttcttgaTTGGAGGTTttcgagtataaataaatattttcaaatcttaacccgtttgcgtgtgtgatcagattatacattatatttgtttttcctgaaccGCTGGGACCAACTAGTATAGCACGTATAGTATCAGGAAATAACGAACCGTGTCTTGATGGTTTTTTAACTGTCCGAACATCCACATTTATAACATCCAATTTATCTTTCTGTTCAATCAAAtccattttttcttataaatacgcTAGAATTTTCCAATTTGTAATCAGTTATCGATGACACGTTCAACTCGTAAGTGTAAGTCAGTCAAGACTGGAAAAGGATTTGTAAACTCCCTTATAAATAGTCTCCCGTTTGAAGCCCATGTACCAGGATATCAGTATTGCGGTCCAggtacgaaattaaaaaagaggttagatcgtggtgataaaggaataaacccattggatgctgcttgtcgcgatcacgatattgtgtatgcagcgagtaaaaatttagacgatagACATAGAGCTGATAAAGTGTTAGAAAATCGTGCTTGGGAAAGATTTAAAGCAAAAGATACTCCTAAAAAAGAGAAACTAGTTGCGTATGCAGTAACAAATGCGatgaaagctaaaagaaaaataggtatgggttgtaaacggaaacgtgctataaaaacaaatggtaTATTAGCAGCGAAGAAAAAAAGAATCTCAAAGAAAAAGAATGGTGGTAAAAGGCTGATTTTAGCACCGAGACAGTCAGGAGGTGTAATtcctttaatacctatatttgcaggattgtcagcacttggtagtttgatgtctggaggtgctagtgtgtataatgcggttcaaaatagaaaaagaaaaaaaggaagtggtttgaattcaaacaagaatagatcaagaaaaaaaaaaactgatgattaCGCTACCTGACAGACCGCTTTCGTCTcaggatattataaaatacgtcgggaagttgaaaatcaatcatttccgtggtgtcttttcacgtgataacttacctaaaaaaccgcatacgattgaatgtggtatattaaacttggatatatcttcaggcgacggaagccattgggtagcgttttataaaaataaggacaaagttgtatattttgatagctttggtgatttaccaccaccaattgaattacaacattatttcagacagttcaaaatagtatacaactattccaACTTTCAAgacttcaatacatttaactgtggtcatttatgtcttgaatttttacaatgtatgaatctgttacattaagtttaactggaaatacaactatattatccacgaattattttccatctctaaacgtttacgaggattcagaaatagctttgttatcttTGCAAACATACAattcatttccaaatattataaatctaactaataaccggctgagaataaaatcaattcctccagatagaaaagtaaatattcaattttttgtgcCAGTCGAATGCTGTGACATagaagatattaacaaatatatggtaGAAGAGTTACCTCAAGCTAATAAAGTCTACGGAACAAAGCTAACATTCAATGTACGTATTGATCCTATCGATTTTagaacgtatataaaatgtaatggaatactacgctttgagcatccgtatagtatagcacctgtttTTGGGTATAGAAAGAAAGATTGTGGACCGTTTTATGAAGAACATCGATCGGATAAAGCtgcaaatttaaacacatttaattctataaaagtaatgtgtaatatagcacatgggtcattcaacaaccaacttcaaacccattcgatatatgagtttttcccgagtgggagaagaggaacaaaggttgttcaatctccggtaaaccttatatattaccgattaaacaaaacagatattaattcaattactgttcagttagttgaccaaaacaataatccaattgacaattttaacgaaacgttaacagttgttctgcatattaaacgtcacggatctcatcattaaatttatatcttagattttgtaatgtatgagtcagttactttaagtttaactgggaatgctaccatattatctgtaaattattttccacctaTAGGCCTTTACGAggactcagaaatagctttgttatgtttacagtcatttaattcgtttccaaatattaatgataataataataaattttctatacaagtagctgagaatgaaaacaataatgatcctatgatatgttttattacattggaagagggttgttatgaaattgaagatattaagcaacgagttaagaagcaaatagatacctataatagtaaaaacttaaccaatttaacattcgacattacggttgatcctaacgatttcagatcgtatataaaatgtaatgggatACTACACTTTGAGTATCCGCatagtatagcacctgtattCGGTTTTGAAAAACGAGTATATAACCCATACAATGAAATTCTTCGATCAAAAAAAGCTgtcaatttaaacacaattaattctataaaagtaatgtgtaatatagctcaaggatcattcaacaaccatcttcaaagtcattcgatttatgagtttttcccgAGTGAAAAAACAGGATCTAAAGTTATACAGTCACCAccaaacttaatatattacaaattgaataaaacaaatattgactcgataaccgttcagttagtagatcaagatcataatccgattgataattttgatgaggcattgacaattgtgttacatattaaacgttacggGTCTTGAGATgggattaaaattcaatataagtcCACTACTTCGGATCAGAACaactagtcataagactaaagtgctaccagtaacatcaaataaaataaaaaaattgacagtgaagaataaaaaaattttacaagctCTGGGTTATCAATTGAAGCAAAAtgcctgaaagtgatattttggatataacttcacagtacgaaacggattctaaaattacgaaaattgaatatcattcatacgcaccgtatacaacatcatttaataataatgatgaaatacgtatatcaaTCCAGCAAACGGATGTTTATCCATACCTACACGAAAGCTTCATTTTTTTGGAAGGAACAATTACTGATCCTACCAAAGTGAAACTATCTAATAACGGTTACTCTTACCTCTTCGAACAAATACGAttggaaatcaatgggatagaagtagatagcgcacgtgttcttggaatcactagctcgttgaaaggttacttatccggtacgccagacaactacaattgctatgaaaatgctggctggaattttaaaaacgcaacaCAATCGGAAAATGATAAAGGTGAATTTAGTGCTTgcattccattgaaatattggttaggtttATTTGAAgactataaaagaatattagtgaattctagattggaattaatattaacccgaagtcatagtgatttaaatgctttacaagttaaaactGGTGCAACTGCTACTGAAGGTaaagtcgttttaaataaaattgtctggATGGTACCACATATCACTGTTGACGATGAagaaagattaaaattattgaaacttatagaaaaagaaaaaagccTATTTATcccttttagatcttttgaaacttttgaatatcctgaactTGGTAccactaaaaaagttgtatggaatttgaaaactgcatcaaaattagaaaaaccccgatttatcataattggattacaaaaaggacgcaaaaatttgataacaaaagattgtagtatatttgaccattgtaatttaacaaacgtTAAAGTGTTTCTTAACTCGATAGCTTATCcgtacaataatttgaatttagattttactaaaaataatttcaccttattatataatatgtatacatcgtttcaagaatcgtactatgaaaaaagtattcgtaaccccatattgagtccttctacttttCTGACAAACGCACCAATTATAGTCATCGATACTTCGAAACAGAACGATTCAGCCACTGCTTCAGCAGTAGATgttcaattggaaattgaagcttCAGAATCACTAGCAGGTGTGACTgcttactgtttattaattcatgatagaattgtagaatatgtaccttttactagagaagtaagaaaacttgtgtaaatataattaagaattaatttataacaataaaaaaactattatttattaatttgtaatattttcattaaatattatttcagttttatagtaaggtttgataaaaaataattttgactatAGTGTAAACATTTGATGTatatacactaaataattttgtgtaatGAATAAATAGGTTTACAACATGTGTGTAATCTCAGTAATGTGTGTCTCAGTAAATCGGTGACCCCCCGGAGGGATATCCAGATTAAGTCTTAATCATTACGTTACAACACGTCAATGAACTGTAAACATACAGATGTATACTACTAGCACGGGATAATAAGCGATcaggtttatataaaaattacacaattggttaagtacaatattgtttcaaatgatTTAGTTATACaagattcaaaaaattaaaaacataattttataagttataacactaaatttcaaaattgaatgatCAAGTATAAAATGCatcattattctatatattatttatttaattttatttaatatttacaaggcCAATGTTCAATTACAATATAGAATAACGATATtaacaaaagtataataatatttaccaattataacatattttaaataaatcaatataactaaagtatataaacataaatagacttctatatttaatataataggatcaataaaaagtaaaattatatacattttgcttCATCATCTTCATAGAACCggcatattacaattttttaatttattattaaataattacagtatcataaatcatattacttacaatttaacataatgAATCTCGACCAAAGTCAATcacaatacaattatgtatattattatttaataataaaaaataaatagaaatgaaTCATACATAAAAGTTAATGATCAatgttagaatattaaaatatatacatagttttaacaaaaagtttgtaaccaaattaaataacatacattttccatttttacaatttataaaatgttcaatgaattaaatattataacacttttagaaatattaaatttgaaaaacaatgattattgttatattttgtacattaatatattataatataaaaattaaacaatttgctTCATGATTAGGTTACTATAGCTcccttaattaattttatcatcgaTAACGATTTGTCGAATAGCTAATTAGTTAAatgatttactatttataaaatacgtttgtaataaaacatattcataattatttttgattagtttaatttataatgtccgTATGGTAAAGTGCAAATACCACCTTTTAATATGACACGTTTATCGTCATTTGCACTCAATACTATTTTTCTGGTTGTTTTGGAATAAACATTATGTTTTGTTGCCTGTATTGAGTTAATATCACAGTATGCATTAATTTGACTAGATTCACCATTTTGTGCATCCAAATGTGAGGAATTTTGTATACTGAACtttgataaaatatctaaataatgatTGACCGTCATATACTTGTCTCTAACATACTTTTTTACACCTTTTGCCTTTTTGTATTCAATACCACTTACtgtataagcatataatttGGGTCTTAGCGTTACAAATTGCGTCATAATTTCACTCTTCAATTCGTCTTTAAAATATCCTGGGGTGTTCTTATGTTTATCACTGTAACAAAAGTGACTAATTGGAAAATTAGAAGTATCAAAATGActcaataaatcaaattttaaatcattaaaataattatttgttttaatacgatatattaatgAATCGGTATCAGTGTATaatagtgatattttttttccgtatttatttttcattacgtcataatggaaattataaatataggttttcGATATATCTAAAATAGAAAATCCCACGTAGATtggtttatcaaatttaatcttttctttttgaaaatgtaaagacATTAACTCATTGCTATATATAGTTCTATCTATGAAATTAGGTTTTCTCATTAGCCTATGAGCTTTTCGATCATCTGATACCAACTTTATATCCAATCTTTTACGCGGATTCTCCATACATTTCCCATAGACACTATTCACGAGTAATTTCCAAAATTCATATTCAAACTTGTTTTTTGCCAAGACCCTCATACTAGTGCATTTATCAACATAAGGGGTTAACCATTCTGATTGatcaaacttaattattttatgaacttttacAACTTTTAATCCGTTGTGAATTGCCTGCTTTAACAATCTATAATGAACgacataatttgatttattatttaaagttgtcAGCAGTTTAATAATCTTAGAATTAGGTGGACAACTATTGTGTGGCAAAAAAGGTAAATCGCTATGaatatcatgtaatttttcgGGGTAATCCACATCCACTTCCAGTATATAACCAATAGGTGCGTCGTCATCTATAGTAGTAACGTCTAATGTCAAATCATTATAccattcaaaatttttgtatGGTAAACTTGCAAGCATTGATTTGCCGTATAAATTTACACAATCAAAATATGCCAAAtaaatgtgtggtttttttttgttataattaatccCATCAACATCTGGTAGATTAGCTCTGGCATAGCGTCTTACAGATTGGCATACCCCCCCTCTTATTCCATTCTCCATCATGAGTAACATCAAATAATCTGTTAATCTCTCAAGTTTAACTCCAGTAAAACTTAACATTGCGTCAAACGCAAAACCAGGTGCTGTCAAATAATAAGAGGCgtctaaattaaaagttttcaaacaaatatctctaaaattttcaaatacatcagCCAGAATCAATATGtccgttaataaatataaatcactatattcacctaatgtttttatattaaatttctccCAAACATTGCATGCATGCATGTAatctttttttgaaatatgatcATCTGTTaacgaattataaaatttaattctaggTGGTAATGAGGTATCTTTAAGTTTTGAGTTGCAGTCTACATACTCATATGGAAATACACCTTTCCGAATAACTAAATCAATGTTTTCTAAAGGAAAATGATGGTTAATTTCACGGAATCTTGTTTTATCTTCGGCTAAATTAGTAGCTAAATTAGAGAGTGATTCTGACATGAACATAAAAGTGTCtacaaattttacataaaatttatcaaaaatttgcTTACTAAAGGTCAAATATTTTTCACCCGAGTTTGGAATAATGCGTATGTCATTATCATTACAGCCTAAGGTGCGTACAATAAAATGACCGTCATACGATAAATTATGGAAATATACTGGTACAAATGATGGGTTTTGTgccgaaaaattacaatttaagcaTAAAGCCCTTAAATATTTCCCTGTAAGATGTGAGTGGTCTCTAACTTTAAATACggtttcattattaaatgatcTCAAACATAGTTCACATTTTTTCGAATTAATATATTGACCTTCTtccttttttgttaatttatgcattgatttattagtattatatagataataaattttggtagaaatatcaattatagttaacataaaatGCTTTGATGCATTTTTGCCtctataaattattggatttttaggaattttaaattgttttactaatttttttgggACGATGTTGTAATCAATTTTAACATATAGCCCATAACTCATGGGCTTATGATAATGCGTGTTTTTAGTATTGaccgttatgatattattagtgGGTTTTAAAAAGCATTCAAAATCGGCATAAATTACAATAGGAATTCGGTCAGcccgattatatttattaaaatatataaatttgtcaTCATGTGGATCAATCATTACAGGCTTACAAAGTTTATGTTTTTGGCAGATTACTTTATGCCTATCGAGACCATGCTGCCCCCATGCCttgtttttatttggtttaacaTTAAAAGTCGTAAAACATCGcttgcaaataattattttactttcatgTTTTGTTCTTTGTGATCTAATCAGTCGTGAGAAATTAGCTATGTAACAATAATGTGTTGTTGGttcatttgagaaaaaaaacaaatcataatgatcggatttttcgttattatttatatgaagtgggtaaatttgatttttatcatcacaactataaacattaacggatatgttattaattttttcaaatttttttatttgattgattGGTGTAGGgtaatcaatacaattaaaattaagaccactttttttttccaaaaaattaaaatatttaatactaaaattatttttattttttttttttcattaaattttgataaaattgcatatttaaaacatctATTGTCATAATTCATTAcgtttattattgcttttttattataaattgattggggtaattttataaatgaggAACCGCCTagtaaatttactttatttgttCTTAATTGGAGACCATCTAAACTAATTTGTCTCCAAGAAGAACCCTTCAACAGAAATGACTCttgttcatttaataatttatcgaacatgtttttaaaaagggtagaaaaatttgaagtaaaataacataaaacatttgttgttttaaatgcaACATCCCGAACTTCTCccgtaattaaattttcatatactaagtctacaaataaattaaatttatatgtggATGAAGAACATAATTcttttagttttgattttaatgaagaagaagtagaatttaaaaatgacaataagtcaataaggttttcgttgtttttataataaaaagtttttgagcgattatttttaaatttctcaatttctactaatttttGTCCAGTGATGTTtaatcgattaatttttttaatgcggttaaattttggcatttttaacaattaattcaaaaccgcattaaaataaaatatataataacgtattaaaataaaatatcacttatgtagttatgtatgAACTGTTGATTGAAGTAGATTGACGGTGCAATTGGTTATTGGAAATACTTGTATTACATAATCCTCTTCGGGTTCAGCATATAAATTGCGATTGTCACAGACAGTGACGTATTTTTGGCATGCCAAACACCTTCGTCTTTGACAATACATTTGTAGCACATTTATATCCTTAAACATAACATGGTAcgcttttaaacttaaatttacaaGATTCGACACAAAATACGCCTGATTGATATAATTGGCACATTCGAATGAGCAAaatatatcgataatattatcatcaaatgaaTATCGAACTTCCCTCACGACAAAAGCGAAAAAAACAGCGACAAAAACACTGGcgaaaatattcataaacttCACGTTCACTGTGAGTAAATGGATATTTTGCAATATGTTGTATTGTGATCGGTGGtatatgactaattacattatcGAGGTTGTCGTCAGGTATCATATCTTtgctaaaaatgaataaaatgattatattttaaaaattaaaatgttataattaattaacttacaatGAAATATTCTGCTCGCTGCATGCGGCGTTCTTGCATACCAGCTtgttgagtattattattattgatctaatGAACCCCACTATTTAAGTAACATGGAAAAGCAGATTATAAACTGTATGCCAAAAATCGTTTGATATATCCATCACTTATTCGCACggcactatttttattattagcacCTTATATGTTAATGTAAACATGAAATgcgatcaaatttaaattataatcattgatgtacaaaatactaaaaataaaaaatagtgcaGTGCGAATAAGTGATGGATATATCAAACGATTTTTGGCATACAGTTTATAATCTGCTTTTCCACACATTAGCCAATGTCAAATATCTTTTAATTCCTCTGTTAATCGTTAAAAACAATGTgtatatcagtttttatttattaccaacacGGCACCTTATATCttaatgtaaacataaaatgcgatcaaattttaattataatcattgatgtacaaaatactaaaaataaaaatactgcaGTGCGAATAAGTGATGGATATATCAAACGATTTTGGGCATACAGTTTATAATCTGCTTTTCCACACATTAGTCAATGccaaatatcttttaatttcTCTGTTTATCGTTAAAAACAATGTgtatatcagtttttatttattaccaacacCATGTGTAACAGGCATTGACATgactattactatatatcatagatattaatttatataaaataaagagaCCTAATGTGAATttcatcaattaattttaagcaaTACGAGTGCATAGTAATAATGTCCGACATGAGTGTACAAAATTCGGCCGATGAAGAAATCAatgtaagtacattattataataattataatatattattaatatactttaatttaacaccatttattaacaataagtttaaaacataatcatttaaatttaggaTCATTATTCATATCGAAAAAATGTGCAAATGCAGAATTCTAAAAAACCCAAAATCACTATGAAagctaaaccaaaaaaacagaaattaataatgGTCAACACAAGCGATCAAAATTCAGATGATGAAGAAATTGATGTATGTGcaccggtattattattattattattatatcataaacttTTTTCTTAATTTCCTTACATTACACATCAATATGTTAAAAACATGGGTATATAAATTTAGGAACTTTATAATCATCGGAAAAATGAGCAAATGCAGAATTCTAAAAAACCTGAAACCGTTAtaaaacctaaaccaaaaaaacagaaagtaaaatattccatattttaataataatatatttatcaatttaatattgattttagtttCAGTCGCATTTATTAAAACTGGAACAAGAATATAATGGTTTAACAACTATGGTTAATGAAAACTGCATACGCGTAAAAAAATCAGATGGTGGaaatttttgtatcaaaatacCCGAAATCAAAACAGCAAGTGATTATTTggttattcaaaaatacaaaacatcgGACATGGAAAAAGTAGAGTCAAAAGAcaggtaactattaatattttgtataaacagAGTATATTAAGATTTACACTAGGTATCATTAaaatgaataagaaaaaaaaaaaattaagtacaatatttgtaaattattgggGAAACATATCATGCCATAGTACTATTTTATAACCTAAATAGGCACGATGCTTACAACCAAGCAATTTTGTGAATATAGGTATGATGATGTTTCGTCGttgatactaataatattcacacagtatgtaaaatatttaactgctcAACAATTGTGTCATCtagtttatttgataaaatatttatgataatatgaaaatatatgcatttataatatacaatcattaatttgttttaatagatGGAAAACCTCAACGTTCAACGCAAAAACTATGCTGAACGAAAAAGATAAAgctgacaatacaataatatcggcatttaataatttgcaagatttattaatggataaatttatgtgtaacaacaacaaaaaaattgaatcttataaataataactatatgtttatattattatagtttcactAAATGAAACCCgtcattaatatttgtgtattttttatttattaccaaacggttaaaatatttgtattcaattttattttagaaagcttacatttgattcaataatttatacaatatgattatattatggaaaatattttggtttattttaaccAGTTaacatttaagattatttataatatataatatattaattatattattatcatttattattaaataatggtatgcatttgacaaaataaataatgtttattatgaaggtataatctaattattaaatagtaagctTGTCGTATATCAtgattattttggttttattggcTGGT from the Metopolophium dirhodum isolate CAU unplaced genomic scaffold, ASM1992520v1 scaffold1, whole genome shotgun sequence genome contains:
- the LOC132953275 gene encoding uncharacterized protein LOC132953275 isoform X2, yielding MSDMSVQNSADEEINDHYSYRKNVQMQNSKKPKITMKAKPKKQKLIMVNTSDQNSDDEEIDELYNHRKNEQMQNSKKPETVIKPKPKKQKFQSHLLKLEQEYNGLTTMVNENCIRVKKSDGGNFCIKIPEIKTASDYLVIQKYKTSDMEKVESKDRWKTSTFNAKTMLNEKDKADNTIISAFNNLQDLLMDKFMCNNNKKIESYK
- the LOC132953275 gene encoding uncharacterized protein LOC132953275 isoform X3, with translation MSDMSVQNSADEEINDHYSYRKNVQMQNSKKPKITMKAKPKKQKLIMVNTSDQNSDDEEIDVCAPFQSHLLKLEQEYNGLTTMVNENCIRVKKSDGGNFCIKIPEIKTASDYLVIQKYKTSDMEKVESKDRWKTSTFNAKTMLNEKDKADNTIISAFNNLQDLLMDKFMCNNNKKIESYK
- the LOC132953275 gene encoding uncharacterized protein LOC132953275 isoform X1, whose translation is MSDMSVQNSADEEINDHYSYRKNVQMQNSKKPKITMKAKPKKQKLIMVNTSDQNSDDEEIDVCAPELYNHRKNEQMQNSKKPETVIKPKPKKQKFQSHLLKLEQEYNGLTTMVNENCIRVKKSDGGNFCIKIPEIKTASDYLVIQKYKTSDMEKVESKDRWKTSTFNAKTMLNEKDKADNTIISAFNNLQDLLMDKFMCNNNKKIESYK
- the LOC132953275 gene encoding uncharacterized protein LOC132953275 isoform X4 — its product is MSDMSVQNSADEEINDHYSYRKNVQMQNSKKPKITMKAKPKKQKLIMVNTSDQNSDDEEIDFQSHLLKLEQEYNGLTTMVNENCIRVKKSDGGNFCIKIPEIKTASDYLVIQKYKTSDMEKVESKDRWKTSTFNAKTMLNEKDKADNTIISAFNNLQDLLMDKFMCNNNKKIESYK
- the LOC132953211 gene encoding uncharacterized protein LOC132953211, which codes for MRVLAKNKFEYEFWKLLVNSVYGKCMENPRKRLDIKLVSDDRKAHRLMRKPNFIDRTIYSNELMSLHFQKEKIKFDKPIYVGFSILDISKTYIYNFHYDVMKNKYGKKISLLYTDTDSLIYRIKTNNYFNDLKFDLLSHFDTSNFPISHFCYSDKHKNTPGYFKDELKSEIMTQFVTLRPKLYAYTIFYQSSVYKIPHIWMHKMVNLVKLMHTVILTQYRQQNIMFIPKQPEK